The Blastomonas fulva genome contains a region encoding:
- a CDS encoding nitroreductase: MNVSEAVATRRSVRQFRPDAVPLDMLQDILTKAQRAPSGGNTQPWHVIVLTGEPLADLTAKIKAKAASEPMGAGMEYDIYPKGLEGRYEEQRRLVGKRMFDALGLAREDGAGRIAQMAKNWDSFGAPVQIFTYCRTYMGPPQWSDMGMWLQTVMLLLREAGLDSCPQEIWAMYGSYMRELLGIGDEFIFFTGMAVGYRDPDAPINNFAVPRVDLSEAIDFRGF, from the coding sequence TTGAACGTATCCGAAGCCGTTGCCACCCGTCGGTCCGTGCGCCAGTTCCGGCCCGATGCGGTTCCGCTCGACATGCTGCAGGATATCCTGACCAAGGCGCAGCGCGCGCCCTCGGGGGGCAATACCCAGCCATGGCATGTCATCGTGCTGACCGGCGAGCCGCTGGCCGATCTGACCGCCAAGATCAAGGCGAAGGCCGCGAGCGAGCCGATGGGTGCGGGGATGGAGTACGACATCTACCCCAAGGGCCTCGAGGGTCGCTACGAGGAGCAGAGGCGGCTGGTCGGCAAGCGGATGTTCGACGCGCTGGGGCTCGCGCGCGAGGATGGCGCAGGTCGTATCGCGCAGATGGCCAAGAACTGGGACAGCTTCGGTGCCCCGGTGCAGATCTTCACTTATTGCCGCACCTATATGGGGCCGCCGCAATGGTCGGACATGGGCATGTGGCTGCAGACGGTGATGCTGCTGCTGCGCGAGGCGGGGCTCGACAGTTGCCCGCAGGAAATCTGGGCGATGTACGGCAGCTACATGCGCGAGCTGCTGGGCATCGGCGACGAGTTCATCTTCTTCACCGGCATGGCGGTGGGCTATCGCGACCCCGATGCACCGATCAACAATTTTGCGGTTCCGCGCGTCGACCTGTCCGAGGCCATAGACTTTCGCGGTTTCTAA
- the cobT gene encoding cobaltochelatase subunit CobT → MTNRTPLDDLKNVLAGTARAIAHQPEVEVAFTADPPSQSGTKLRVPMPGRKLPADQVAEARGFADLYALRLKHHNPAQHNANAPKEAVARAAFDAVEQVRIEALGSRAMSGLGANLDAALDMRMRSDPIARATKVDEVPLSTALGLIVRERLTGKPMPAGTVAGVDLVRDWIESKGGEDIDNLALSLDDQAAFAALATRLLEHLDLTEGQMDEEDSQDDGDDDDSSEEGEPEDQDGEQEGSDQGQTEARGEEQTGENEDGDQSETEGEMEQGDDGDPGEMGDDGMMPTRPNRPWTDLPSDFEYKAWSTRFDEVVEATDLCDEDELLRLRAYLDQQLAHLQGAVTKLANRLQRRLMAQQSRSWDFDQEEGMLDAARLARIVVAPGHSLSYKIERETDFRDTVVTLLIDNSGSMRGRPISIAAISADIMARTLERCGVKTEILGFTTKAWKGGQCREDWLAQGRPQLPGRLNDLRHIVYKKADEPWRRARKNLGLMMREGLLKENIDGEALLWAHNRLLARHEERRILMVISDGAPVDDSTLSVNHGAYLEQHLRKVIDWIEKMSPVQLIAIGIGHDVTRYYKRAVTIMDAEQLGGTMVEQLAGLFDDE, encoded by the coding sequence ATGACCAACCGCACGCCACTTGATGACCTGAAGAACGTTCTCGCCGGAACCGCGCGCGCCATCGCGCATCAACCTGAGGTCGAGGTGGCGTTCACCGCGGATCCGCCGTCGCAATCTGGCACCAAGCTGCGTGTGCCGATGCCGGGGCGCAAGCTGCCCGCAGATCAGGTCGCCGAGGCGCGCGGTTTTGCAGACCTCTACGCGCTGCGGCTGAAGCATCACAACCCCGCCCAGCACAACGCCAATGCGCCCAAGGAGGCGGTTGCCCGCGCTGCATTCGATGCGGTCGAGCAGGTGCGGATCGAGGCGCTGGGCAGCCGCGCGATGAGTGGGCTGGGGGCCAATCTGGATGCCGCGCTCGACATGCGCATGCGCTCGGACCCGATCGCGCGCGCGACCAAGGTTGACGAGGTGCCGCTATCGACCGCTCTGGGGCTGATCGTGCGCGAACGGCTGACCGGCAAGCCGATGCCCGCAGGGACCGTTGCCGGGGTCGATCTGGTGCGCGACTGGATCGAGAGCAAGGGTGGCGAGGATATCGACAATCTTGCGCTGTCGCTCGACGATCAGGCGGCGTTTGCTGCGCTTGCCACCCGGCTGCTCGAACATCTCGACCTCACCGAGGGCCAGATGGACGAGGAGGACAGCCAGGACGACGGCGACGATGACGATTCGTCCGAAGAGGGCGAACCCGAGGACCAGGACGGCGAGCAGGAAGGGTCCGATCAGGGCCAGACCGAGGCGCGCGGCGAGGAGCAGACCGGCGAGAACGAGGACGGCGACCAGTCCGAAACCGAAGGCGAGATGGAGCAGGGCGACGACGGCGACCCCGGCGAGATGGGCGATGATGGCATGATGCCGACGCGGCCCAACCGCCCCTGGACCGATCTTCCTTCCGATTTCGAATACAAGGCCTGGTCCACCCGCTTTGACGAGGTGGTCGAGGCCACCGACCTGTGCGACGAGGACGAACTGCTGCGGCTGCGCGCCTATCTCGACCAGCAGCTCGCGCATCTGCAGGGCGCGGTGACCAAGCTCGCCAACCGTCTGCAGCGCCGGTTGATGGCGCAGCAGAGCCGCAGCTGGGATTTCGACCAGGAAGAAGGGATGCTCGATGCGGCGCGTCTGGCGCGCATCGTCGTCGCGCCGGGGCATTCGCTGTCGTACAAGATCGAGCGCGAAACCGACTTCCGCGATACGGTGGTCACGCTGCTGATCGACAATTCCGGATCGATGCGCGGTCGCCCGATCAGCATCGCGGCGATCAGCGCGGACATCATGGCGCGCACGCTGGAACGCTGCGGGGTCAAGACCGAGATTCTGGGCTTCACCACTAAGGCCTGGAAGGGTGGCCAGTGCCGCGAGGACTGGCTGGCGCAGGGCCGCCCGCAGCTTCCCGGACGCCTCAACGACCTTCGCCACATCGTCTACAAGAAGGCCGACGAGCCCTGGCGGCGTGCGCGCAAGAATTTGGGCCTGATGATGCGCGAAGGGCTGCTCAAGGAGAATATCGACGGCGAGGCGCTGCTTTGGGCGCACAACCGTCTGCTCGCCCGCCACGAGGAACGCCGCATCCTGATGGTAATTTCGGATGGCGCGCCGGTCGATGATTCGACGCTGTCGGTGAACCACGGCGCCTATCTCGAACAGCATCTGCGCAAGGTCATCGACTGGATCGAGAAGATGTCGCCGGTGCAGTTGATCGCCATCGGCATCGGCCACGACGTCACCCGCTATTACAAGCGCGCGGTGACGATCATGGATGCCGAACAACTGGGCGGCACGATGGTCGAGCAACTGGCGGGGCTGTTCGACGACGAGTGA
- the cobS gene encoding cobaltochelatase subunit CobS — MTDISNTQPDSRDGTLLDAPDRMVKARDVFGVDIDMEVPAFSEADERVPDLDPSYVFDPETTLAVLAGFAHNRRVMVQGYHGTGKSTHIEQIAARLNWPCIRINLDAHISRIDLVGRDAIVLRDGKQVTEFREGLLPWALQTPTALVFDEYDAGRPDVMFVIQRVLETEGKLTLLDQNRVIRPNPYFRLFATANTVGLGDTSGLYHGTQQINQGQMDRWNIVCTLNYLPAETEAKVVLAKVGETDPKVVKNMVKVADLTRQGFINGDISTVMSPRTVISWAQNAAIFHNIGFAFRLSFLNKCDEAERMLVAEYYQRVFGEDLPESIIGKG, encoded by the coding sequence ATGACAGACATTTCCAATACCCAGCCTGACAGCCGTGACGGCACCCTGCTCGATGCGCCCGACCGGATGGTGAAGGCGCGCGACGTGTTCGGCGTCGACATCGACATGGAAGTGCCCGCGTTCAGCGAGGCCGACGAGCGCGTCCCCGATCTCGATCCGTCCTATGTGTTCGACCCGGAAACCACGCTGGCGGTGCTTGCAGGCTTTGCCCACAACCGCCGCGTGATGGTGCAGGGCTATCACGGCACGGGCAAGTCGACACACATCGAACAGATCGCCGCGCGCCTCAACTGGCCGTGCATCCGCATCAATCTGGATGCACATATCAGCCGTATCGATCTGGTGGGCCGCGATGCCATCGTGCTGCGCGACGGCAAGCAGGTCACCGAATTCCGCGAAGGCCTGCTGCCATGGGCGCTGCAGACCCCGACCGCACTGGTGTTCGACGAATATGACGCGGGCCGTCCCGATGTGATGTTCGTGATCCAGCGCGTGCTCGAGACCGAGGGCAAGCTGACCCTGCTCGACCAGAACCGCGTGATCCGTCCCAACCCCTATTTCCGCCTGTTCGCTACTGCGAACACCGTGGGCCTGGGCGATACCAGCGGGCTGTATCACGGCACGCAGCAGATCAACCAGGGCCAGATGGACCGCTGGAACATCGTGTGCACGCTCAACTATCTGCCCGCCGAGACCGAAGCCAAGGTGGTGCTCGCTAAGGTTGGCGAGACCGACCCCAAGGTGGTCAAGAACATGGTCAAGGTGGCCGATCTCACCCGCCAGGGTTTCATCAACGGCGATATTTCGACCGTGATGAGCCCGCGTACCGTGATCAGCTGGGCACAGAACGCCGCGATCTTCCACAACATCGGTTTCGCCTTCCGGCTGTCGTTTCTCAACAAGTGCGACGAAGCCGAGCGGATGCTGGTCGCGGAATATTACCAGCGCGTGTTCGGCGAGGACCTGCCCGAGAGCATTATCGGCAAGGGGTAA
- a CDS encoding adenylate/guanylate cyclase domain-containing protein has protein sequence MALKPDTASAPSSRDEVGRSANRLIRQLGLVRMLATLGFLVFALAVARYSPTMPLLGDAENAMYDMRAANFAKKVDQDPRILMVVYTDDTLIDTGQRSPVDRTILANALTNIDRMGAKSIGIDILFDQPQDDDEALKTAFRSMQTPTHVAYASNETNTEAIQFRQQEFLEQFLKDITTAKTVPTSIRLLTDPDGVARRWPDQPKNLPPIMVRAMTPPNAAFADYRGAIRFRLPLSSDRPVINKLPIDLFADPESAEFVASEVKGKHVLIGGDFVDFDKFDTPLTRIGDVVTGDSQMIGLEVHAHMMSQLLDNDQPFSFPGWSLWVIALVVVLAGCATAISQARAWIMGLLLGSQILFFITVPFILQYQGFDTLDLPSFGWATGWLLAYTSVGAAARVVGSKQRAFAQNALGKYLPRSVAAEILKDPDKLALHGEKREIFCVFTDLEGFTKLTHAIEPEMVAFLLNNYLDKLADVVLQYGGTLDKFVGDAVVAFWGAPISFPDDGERAVRAAWAMYEAGEEFRRSAPEGVPPIGRTRVGVHFGEAIVGNFGGEGRIQYTAFGDSMNTAARLEAANKNLDTRVLVSREAAERSGLDWYRPMGRIVLRGRAKPVDIFEPAPDMPAGERTQIAQLVTAHEAGDSDAVVQLTSQLQEMGQEEAIANLFKRLGQTQKGESYVLG, from the coding sequence ATGGCGCTGAAACCAGACACCGCTTCGGCCCCCAGCAGCCGCGATGAGGTTGGCCGTTCGGCAAACCGGCTCATTCGCCAGCTGGGGCTCGTGCGGATGCTCGCGACCCTGGGCTTTCTGGTGTTCGCGCTCGCGGTGGCGCGTTACAGCCCCACGATGCCGCTGCTCGGCGATGCCGAAAACGCGATGTACGACATGCGCGCGGCCAATTTCGCCAAAAAGGTCGATCAGGACCCGCGCATCCTGATGGTGGTCTATACCGACGACACGCTGATCGACACCGGCCAGCGATCTCCGGTCGACCGCACCATCCTTGCCAATGCGCTGACCAACATCGACAGGATGGGGGCAAAATCGATCGGCATCGATATTCTGTTCGATCAGCCGCAGGACGATGACGAGGCGCTCAAGACCGCATTCCGATCGATGCAGACCCCCACGCACGTCGCTTATGCATCCAACGAGACCAACACCGAGGCGATCCAGTTCCGCCAGCAGGAGTTTCTCGAGCAGTTCCTCAAGGACATCACTACCGCCAAGACGGTGCCCACCAGCATCCGGCTGCTGACCGATCCGGATGGTGTCGCGCGGCGCTGGCCCGACCAGCCGAAGAACCTGCCGCCGATCATGGTGCGTGCGATGACCCCGCCCAACGCAGCGTTCGCCGACTATCGCGGTGCGATCCGCTTCCGCCTCCCGCTGTCGTCGGACCGCCCGGTGATCAACAAGCTGCCGATCGACCTGTTTGCCGACCCTGAAAGCGCCGAGTTCGTCGCCAGCGAGGTCAAGGGCAAGCATGTGCTGATCGGCGGGGATTTCGTTGATTTCGACAAGTTCGATACCCCGCTCACCCGCATCGGCGATGTCGTCACCGGCGATTCGCAGATGATCGGGCTCGAAGTCCATGCGCACATGATGTCCCAGCTTCTCGACAACGATCAGCCGTTCTCATTCCCCGGCTGGTCGCTCTGGGTGATCGCTTTGGTCGTGGTGCTGGCCGGCTGCGCCACCGCGATCAGCCAGGCGCGTGCCTGGATCATGGGACTGCTGCTCGGATCGCAGATCCTGTTCTTCATCACCGTGCCGTTCATTCTGCAATATCAGGGGTTCGATACATTAGACCTGCCAAGCTTCGGCTGGGCGACCGGATGGCTGCTCGCCTATACCTCGGTGGGTGCCGCCGCACGCGTGGTTGGGTCCAAGCAGCGCGCGTTCGCGCAGAACGCGCTGGGCAAGTACCTGCCCCGCTCGGTCGCGGCGGAAATCCTCAAGGACCCCGACAAGCTCGCGCTGCACGGCGAGAAGCGCGAGATCTTCTGCGTATTCACCGATCTGGAGGGCTTTACCAAGCTGACCCACGCGATCGAGCCGGAGATGGTGGCGTTCCTGCTCAACAACTATCTCGACAAGCTCGCCGACGTGGTGCTGCAATATGGCGGCACGCTCGACAAGTTCGTGGGCGATGCGGTGGTCGCCTTCTGGGGCGCGCCAATCAGCTTTCCCGACGACGGTGAGCGCGCGGTGCGAGCGGCCTGGGCGATGTACGAGGCTGGCGAGGAGTTCCGCCGCAGCGCGCCCGAAGGCGTCCCGCCGATCGGTCGCACCCGCGTCGGCGTGCATTTCGGTGAAGCGATCGTCGGCAACTTCGGCGGCGAGGGGCGCATTCAATACACGGCGTTCGGTGACAGCATGAATACCGCCGCGCGGCTCGAGGCGGCGAACAAGAACCTCGACACCCGCGTGCTGGTCAGCCGCGAGGCGGCGGAGCGCTCGGGGCTAGACTGGTATCGTCCGATGGGCCGGATCGTGCTAAGAGGGCGCGCCAAGCCCGTGGATATTTTCGAACCCGCGCCGGACATGCCGGCAGGTGAACGTACCCAAATCGCTCAACTCGTGACTGCGCACGAGGCGGGAGATTCAGACGCTGTGGTTCAACTCACATCACAGCTGCAGGAAATGGGGCAGGAAGAGGCCATCGCGAATCTGTTCAAGCGACTTGGTCAGACACAAAAAGGAGAAAGCTATGTTCTCGGTTGA
- a CDS encoding BolA family protein encodes MDMKTKGPMASEIENRLTAALSPIQLDVINDSAKHSGHMGDDGSGESHFTVVIESAAFTGKSRLERQRMVNAALGDLPGQKVHAMAIKARAPGE; translated from the coding sequence ATGGACATGAAAACCAAGGGGCCGATGGCCAGCGAAATCGAAAACCGGCTGACCGCGGCCCTGTCGCCGATCCAGCTGGACGTGATCAACGACAGCGCCAAGCACAGCGGCCATATGGGCGATGACGGCAGCGGCGAATCGCACTTCACGGTGGTGATCGAAAGCGCGGCGTTTACCGGCAAATCGCGGCTGGAGCGCCAGCGGATGGTCAACGCAGCGCTCGGCGACCTGCCGGGGCAGAAGGTGCACGCAATGGCGATCAAGGCGCGCGCGCCGGGGGAATAA
- a CDS encoding pirin family protein, with amino-acid sequence MTSPISLTLLPVTHDLGGFSVRRVLPQKARAMVGPFIFVDEFGPAQLDIGRDLGVRPHPHIGLATVTYLFTGAIDHRDSLGTFQTIHPGEVNLMTAGRGIVHSERSPADEMAGGAKLFGMQTWLALPDGQEDADPAFENIGCADLPTIDGGGASAKVIMGSLWGKTAPTTCHSPTIYADIVLRPGGSIPIDSEADERAVMLVEGDAALDGLPLEPYLLYLIAPGAKPKLDSIGGGRAMLLGGAAFGSERHIWWNFVGSSNARIQEAAERWNAGAFPKVPGDELEFIPIPEVPLTRGRT; translated from the coding sequence ATGACCAGCCCCATTTCGCTCACCCTGCTGCCCGTGACGCACGATCTGGGCGGGTTCAGCGTGCGCCGCGTGCTGCCGCAAAAGGCGCGCGCGATGGTCGGCCCGTTCATCTTCGTCGACGAGTTCGGCCCCGCGCAACTCGATATCGGGCGCGACCTCGGCGTACGCCCGCATCCGCATATCGGGCTGGCGACGGTCACCTATCTGTTCACCGGCGCGATCGATCATCGCGATTCTCTGGGCACCTTCCAGACCATCCACCCTGGCGAGGTCAATCTGATGACCGCCGGGCGCGGCATCGTCCATTCCGAGCGCAGCCCGGCGGACGAGATGGCCGGCGGCGCGAAGCTGTTCGGCATGCAGACCTGGCTGGCGCTGCCCGACGGCCAGGAAGACGCAGACCCCGCGTTCGAGAACATCGGCTGCGCGGACCTGCCGACGATCGACGGCGGCGGTGCATCGGCCAAGGTGATCATGGGCTCGCTCTGGGGCAAGACCGCGCCCACGACCTGCCACAGCCCGACGATCTATGCCGATATCGTGCTCCGGCCGGGCGGATCGATCCCGATCGACAGCGAGGCGGACGAGCGGGCGGTGATGCTGGTCGAGGGCGATGCGGCGCTCGACGGGCTGCCGCTCGAGCCGTATCTGCTCTACCTGATCGCGCCCGGCGCAAAGCCGAAGCTGGACAGCATCGGCGGCGGCCGCGCGATGCTGCTGGGCGGAGCGGCGTTCGGATCGGAACGGCACATCTGGTGGAACTTCGTCGGCTCGTCGAACGCGCGCATCCAAGAGGCCGCCGAGCGCTGGAATGCTGGGGCCTTCCCCAAGGTGCCCGGCGACGAACTCGAGTTCATCCCGATTCCGGAGGTTCCATTGACGCGGGGGCGGACGTGA
- a CDS encoding J domain-containing protein, with amino-acid sequence MVGVLAERDGSEKEGSARRRARFHGRIEGTGHRCDWAECPEDGEFRAPPDENRAHGSRFDGPGRYRWFCLEHIREFNERYNFFSGMSAEEIYEAQRPTSGWDRETRAFAAGAGQAPRWGDFSDPLDAIGARFRQNIKDRAAAQANDRATAQRGLSVADRSALKTLGLSADANRTTIRQAYSKLVRAYHPDRNGGDRTHEKALQEVIAAYTHLRKLAAFT; translated from the coding sequence ATGGTCGGGGTTTTGGCGGAAAGGGACGGATCGGAAAAGGAAGGCAGCGCGCGGCGTCGTGCGCGGTTCCATGGCCGGATCGAAGGCACCGGGCACCGCTGCGACTGGGCCGAGTGCCCCGAAGATGGCGAATTCCGCGCGCCGCCGGACGAAAACCGCGCGCATGGATCGCGCTTCGACGGCCCGGGCCGCTACCGCTGGTTCTGCCTCGAACACATTCGCGAATTCAACGAGCGCTACAACTTCTTCTCCGGGATGAGCGCCGAGGAGATCTACGAGGCGCAGCGGCCGACCTCAGGCTGGGACCGCGAAACGCGCGCCTTTGCCGCAGGCGCGGGCCAGGCGCCGCGCTGGGGCGACTTTTCCGATCCGCTCGACGCCATTGGTGCGCGCTTCCGCCAGAACATCAAGGATCGGGCGGCGGCCCAGGCCAATGATCGCGCTACAGCCCAGCGCGGCCTGAGCGTCGCAGACCGCAGCGCGCTCAAGACATTGGGGCTGAGCGCGGACGCCAACCGGACGACGATTCGCCAGGCCTATTCGAAGCTGGTGCGCGCCTACCACCCGGACCGTAACGGCGGCGACCGCACCCACGAGAAAGCCTTGCAGGAGGTCATCGCCGCCTATACGCACTTGCGCAAACTTGCTGCTTTCACCTGA
- a CDS encoding transglycosylase domain-containing protein produces MFKKLRFGSGRFGGGGVSAVDAPWPPPGLGEARNPWLDPADVRSVAPEPIKPPRNRWWWAKRILAAVFVLFLILLAWLAITAPLSKSLQPIAPPEITLLAADGTPIARSGAVVEEPVVVERLPEHVVQAFLAIEDRRFYSHWGIDPRGLARALWANVSGSSGTQGGSTITQQLAKISFLTPERSLTRKLREMLIAFWLEAWLTKDEILGRYLSNAYFGDNVYGLRAASLHYFDRQPERLKPEQAILLAGLVQAPSRFAPTRNWKGASRRADMVRTAMVNAGFMTREQADALPQPRLDVHERPKLANGTYFADWAMPQARALTEMSHARLELTTTLDSRLQRAAERIVARAGLGKAQVALVAMRPNGEVVAMVGGKSHAQSPFNRATQARRQPGSTFKLFVWLAALEAGMEPSSVVDDSPITTGTYRPRNAGDRYRGVISLEEAFVHSSNVAAVRLFQQVGSEKVIEQATKLGLKGPFTEGDPSLALGSASASLIELTAAFAGVAGNSWPVEPHAFKREEQGWFEWLVDGPDSYSSRVHEQMQDMLRAAVNRGTGRAASLNIPNFGKTGTSQDNRDALFVGYAGDLVVGVWIGNDDNSPMSGIRGGGLPARIWRQFMGEAVRGAVPRRRAAPVAPPEEVDPDPAIDPIIEGEIEAQVGGANVRVTPDGLTISGDVGGAPVAVTVDGNGAQVERRRPEPPAPPGQ; encoded by the coding sequence GTGTTCAAGAAATTGCGATTCGGATCGGGGCGTTTTGGTGGCGGCGGAGTTTCCGCCGTTGATGCCCCGTGGCCGCCGCCGGGGTTGGGCGAGGCGCGCAATCCGTGGCTCGATCCTGCGGACGTAAGGTCGGTAGCGCCAGAGCCCATCAAGCCGCCGCGCAACCGCTGGTGGTGGGCCAAGCGCATCCTCGCGGCAGTCTTTGTCCTGTTCCTGATCTTGCTCGCCTGGCTGGCGATCACCGCGCCGTTGTCCAAATCGCTGCAGCCGATCGCGCCGCCGGAAATCACTTTGCTCGCCGCCGATGGTACGCCGATCGCGCGCAGCGGGGCGGTGGTCGAAGAGCCTGTCGTGGTCGAGCGCTTGCCGGAGCATGTCGTGCAGGCGTTTCTCGCGATCGAGGACCGGCGGTTCTACAGCCATTGGGGGATCGATCCGCGCGGTCTTGCGCGGGCGCTGTGGGCCAACGTCTCGGGATCGAGCGGTACCCAGGGCGGTAGCACGATCACTCAGCAACTCGCCAAGATCAGCTTCCTCACCCCAGAACGCAGCCTGACCCGCAAGCTGCGCGAGATGCTGATCGCGTTCTGGCTGGAAGCCTGGCTGACCAAGGATGAGATCCTGGGGCGATACCTCTCCAACGCTTATTTCGGCGACAACGTGTACGGGCTGCGCGCGGCCTCGCTGCACTATTTTGATCGCCAGCCCGAGCGGTTGAAACCCGAACAGGCGATCCTGCTCGCCGGGCTGGTTCAGGCGCCGTCGCGCTTTGCGCCGACGCGCAACTGGAAGGGGGCCAGCCGCCGCGCCGACATGGTGCGCACCGCGATGGTCAACGCAGGGTTCATGACGCGGGAACAGGCCGATGCGCTGCCCCAGCCGCGGCTGGATGTGCACGAACGGCCCAAGCTTGCCAACGGCACCTATTTTGCCGATTGGGCGATGCCGCAGGCGCGCGCGCTGACCGAGATGTCGCATGCCAGGCTCGAGCTCACCACGACGCTGGATTCGCGGCTGCAGCGTGCAGCCGAGCGGATCGTCGCGCGGGCGGGACTGGGCAAGGCGCAGGTGGCGCTGGTGGCAATGCGCCCCAATGGCGAGGTCGTCGCCATGGTCGGTGGCAAGAGCCATGCGCAGTCGCCCTTCAACCGTGCCACCCAGGCGCGACGCCAGCCGGGATCGACCTTCAAGCTGTTCGTCTGGCTCGCCGCGCTCGAAGCGGGGATGGAGCCAAGCTCGGTCGTCGATGACAGCCCGATCACCACCGGCACCTATCGCCCGCGCAACGCTGGCGACCGCTATCGCGGTGTGATCAGCCTGGAAGAGGCGTTCGTGCACTCGAGCAATGTCGCAGCGGTCCGATTGTTCCAGCAAGTGGGCAGCGAAAAGGTGATCGAACAGGCGACCAAGCTGGGGCTCAAGGGGCCGTTCACCGAAGGCGATCCCAGCCTGGCGCTGGGCAGCGCCAGCGCCAGCCTGATCGAGCTGACCGCGGCCTTTGCCGGGGTTGCGGGCAACAGCTGGCCGGTCGAACCGCACGCCTTCAAGCGCGAGGAGCAGGGCTGGTTCGAATGGCTGGTCGATGGCCCGGACAGCTATTCGTCACGGGTGCACGAGCAGATGCAGGACATGCTGCGCGCCGCGGTCAATCGCGGCACCGGCCGTGCGGCCAGTCTCAACATCCCCAATTTCGGCAAGACCGGGACCAGCCAGGACAATCGCGATGCGCTGTTCGTCGGCTATGCCGGAGATCTGGTTGTGGGTGTGTGGATCGGAAACGACGACAACAGCCCGATGAGCGGGATCCGCGGCGGCGGTCTGCCCGCGCGGATCTGGCGCCAGTTCATGGGCGAGGCGGTGCGCGGCGCCGTTCCGCGGCGCCGTGCCGCACCGGTGGCGCCGCCCGAGGAGGTAGACCCCGACCCCGCGATAGATCCGATCATCGAAGGCGAGATCGAGGCGCAGGTCGGCGGCGCGAATGTGCGCGTCACCCCCGATGGCCTGACGATTTCGGGCGATGTCGGCGGCGCGCCGGTTGCGGTCACCGTCGATGGCAACGGCGCGCAGGTCGAGCGGCGCAGGCCCGAGCCTCCTGCTCCGCCCGGGCAATAG